Part of the Terriglobia bacterium genome, GGTGGGACGGCGCGTTTCGAAAGGATTTCGCCGTAAGAGCTTCAGCGTGGGGCGATCGTTTTCCAGAAGTCTTTGGATGAATCGCATAAACCAGCGGTCGTACCCCGGGATGCGGATGCCTTTGGAGTGAACCGCCACTGAAAACGGAAGGAACCAGACGAGCCAGTCCAGCCGCAGGTGATACGGCGCCACCTGCGGCGGCCTCCGCATCGGGTTGCCGGGCTTTCCCTTGAATTCATACTCTTCCCACTGCGCGCCGGGCAGCGGCTCCGGATCGGCGGTTCCCTCGATGACAATTTCATAGCGCTCTTTCGTGACGCTGCCGAATGCGCCGTAGGCGTTCACAAGGTGAAACGGGTTGTAGCTGTAATTCATCAGCTGACTTTTCGAAAGCAGATTCCGTGCCGGCTGGATACTCAGAAGGATGGTGCCCAGCCCCACCGCCAGCATCAGAACGTCTTCAATTACCGTGCGCGGTACAGTCTGCGGCATCGCGATGGGAAGGATCCATCTCAGCACTTTGTCGTCGAGGGCAGTGAATCCCAGCACGACCGTGATCCAGTTCAACCACGAATAGTTCCCGCTGACAATCAGCCAGAGTTGATGGAAGATGATCAGCGCTCCGGCCAGCGAAGCGAACGGCTGCGGCGCAAACAATGCGAAGGGAACGCCGACCTGAACGAAATGGCTGCCCAGCACGCCGGCCCGGTGAACGATCTTCGGAAGACGATGGAAATACCAGCTCAGGGGGTTCGGCAGCGGCTGCGTTTCGTAGTGGTAGAAGAGGCAGGTCAGATCGCGCCAGCACCGGTCATGGCGCAGCTTGATCATGCCGGCGCCGAACTCGGTGCGGAACAGCATCCAGCGCAGAATGAGAATCGGAACGATCGAAGGCTGCATCCGCGAAGGGCCCAGGAATGCGGCAAAAAATCCGGCTTCGACCAGCATCGATTCCCACCCGAAGGCATAGAAGGTCTGGCCGACATTGATAATCGAAAGATAGAAGACCCACAGCGTGAGCCAGACGGTTGCCGAAAGCCAGAACGGCCCGGCCTCCGAAACGCCTATCAATGCAAGCGCGGACAGGAAAAGACCTGCCCATGCGACGCCGTCCAATAGCCGGTCGGAATAATGCCAGCAGAAGATGCTTGGAGCATCCCGGAAACGGACCCGTTTCAGAAACGACGGAACGGGCAAAAGTCCATGTTCGCCGAGCAGCGGCTTGAACTGATTCCGAACAACCAGAAATGCGATCAGGTAGATGGCCGCGAACCCGCGCTGCAGGAGAAATCGCGAGAGTTGCACGCTACCGAAATAGCCCATATGGCCCCCTGCAGAAAAGCCTTCACGGAGTATGTGTGCACACCTCTTTCCCTCGACGGTGTCGATCTACACATCAAGAGTGGACGCAGGCTATGTGGAAGACTTACTCTTTAGTCATGAAAAACATTACTCTCGCCCTGGACGACGAGACCCTTGAGGCGGGCCGCGCCTACGCCGAGCGTCATCAGACTACTCTTAACGCATTGGTACGAGAGCTTTTAATCACGCGTCAAGATCTGTATGCCCGGTAAGACCTTTCTCGACTCGAATATTCTGGCCTATGCCCAGGACGGCGGATCGCCGGCCAAGCAACAGAGGAGCCGTGCCTTTGCTCGATCATTATCGTGAAGCCAGGGAACGTTACGATTTTCAGATGGGACCGGTTCGCGGAGGGCTCGCGACGGCGCTGGACATCCTCACCGATGCGCTGGCGCTGGTCGGCCAGCACGGCGTCTATTGCCGCAGCCAGCGGCAGCCGCAGTTTCCGGCGATGGATGTCCGGCTGGTGATGCAGCAGATCGAGGATTCCAAGGGCCTGATCATTGCCGCGATGGAAGAGCTGAGGAAACGATGATTAGCCGCAGATTACGCGGATTACGCAGATGGGGCAAAAAAAGACTCGTTCATGCGCCCATCTGCGTAATCCGCGTATTCTGCGGCTAAACCTGTTTCGCAGAATCAGAAACTCACGGAACTTTGACGAGGCTGATACGATAAAAACATGGCCGTCCGGAAGGTAGGACACGTCGACGTATTCCTTGACGCGGCGGGATTCGTTGAAGCCATTCAGCTCTCCGGCCGCGCCCTGTACCTCACGTCCGATCCCGCACTCCTCCAGAAACAATTTCGCGGTGAGGAACTTAAACCGGCTCCTCCGCTCAGCGGACTCTACGCGCACGTCTCGACCGACGCAATCATCAAAGCGAATCCCGATTGTTACTACTACGATGACCGGCTTGGAACGCTGGTGCTGCGGTCGCTCGGAAACGGCGGATTTGTCGAACCCGGAGATATCCGCAACGGCGGTTTCGGGATACTGTTCGCGGGCGATGGATGGGGTGAAGGTTCATCCCGGGAAGTGGCGGCGCTCGCATTGTTATATGCGGGCATCGGCATCGTGTTCGCTCCCAGCATGGCTCCGATCCATCGCCAGAACCTGATCAACAACGGGATGTTTCCGGTGACGGATCTTCAACTCGCCGGCCGGCTTGCCACGCGCGAGCGCATCGGCGTCGAGGAACTGATCCGCGGTTTCGATGAGCTGTCGCAAAAAGTCGTGCGTTATGGCGGGTTGTTCCGTTTCATGGAAGCCCGGGCGCAGGGCCGTGAAAGCGATCGTCCCATTGAAACGCCGCATCGGCCGATGACCATCGCAGAAAAGATTCTGGCGGGCCACATGCAAACCCGTCACGGCGCAGTCAAGCCCGGCGACGCGGGCTTCATTCAGGTTGACGCCGGTTTTTCCCACGATTACACCACGGCACCGGCGGATGCCATGATCCGGTCGGCGCTGGGGCGCCCTCCGCGCATCAAGAACCCCGCATCGATCCACACCTTTCCAGATCATTTGACCCTCGCCGGCAACCTGCCGGGTATCACCAGCGAAGCGCTCGCCGGAATCAAAGACCTGCGCGAAGGACAGCGGCGCATTGCAGAGACGCTCGGTATCCAGTTTCATGCGACCGCATCCGGCGGCAGCACCGGAATCTGCCATACGGTGATTCGGGAGGAGATCGCTCTGCCCGGCAAGGTCATCCTTGGAACGGATTCCCACACCTGCTCTGCGGGAGCGCTCAACTGCCTGGCTTACGGCATCGGCAATACCGAACTGGCCTGCATCTGGGAGCATAACGAAGCCGCTGGCCGGGTGCCGGCCACGGTTCGAATCCGGCTCAGCGGGAGACTGCCCGCGTCGTGCACCGCCAAAGACGTGATCCTGTCACTCGCGCACGAAGGCAAACTCAAAGGCACATTCACCGGCAAGGTCATGGAGTTCGGGGGATCCGGCCTCGCCGGGATTCCCTTCGAAGAGCAGGCGGTGCTTTCGAACATGGCCGTCGAATGCAATGCCCTGACGGCTGTCATGGAACCGAGCGAGCCCATGATCCAATACCTGATCGAACGCCGCGGGCTGACGCGGGAGGCCGTGGAATCGATGCTGGTCTATCCCGATCCCGATTCGGAGGTGGATGAAAAAATCGAACTGGATCTTGGGGCGGTCGAAACTCTGGTTGCGCTGCCGGGACACCCCGGAAACGGATTGCCGCTGGAACGAGTGCGCGGCACTCCTGTGGATATGGCATATGCCGGCTCCTGCACCGCCGGCGATATGACTTCGATTGCCATGTATGCGCAGGTGTTGAAGGGACGTCACGTCCGCATACCGACATTTATCCAATATGGTTCCGAACGGGTTCGGGAGGAGGCCAAGCGCCGCGGCGTCCACCAGAGCCTTCTGGCCGCCGGCGTCCGTATGATCGAAGAACCGGGCTGCGGCGCCTGCATCAATGCCGGCCCCGGAGGGCCTCAGAAGGGCCAAACTGCTATTTCTGCAACAAACCGAAATATGCCGGGACGCATGGGCGAAGGGGATGCCTTTCTGGCAAACCCTTATGTTGTAGCAGCTTCGGCCGTAAATGGTTATATCTGCGGCCCGGAAGATTTACCTAAAGAGTAAGTAAAACTCCGCATTTACAATCCCATTCCGATTTTCCTTTACAACAGATCGACAGCAAGGCATAAAAGCTTCCGCAGTGTTAATGGCGAGTGCGCGTCAGAAGGAGGGTAATAGGAATGACCCCAGCAACGAAACATGAAGGATTCGAGCTTGAAATTCAGATCGAAGAACTCGAAGCAAAAGTTGCGCCAGACGGTGGAGAAACCGTTCTGCCCATAGCCAAGTGTCATAAGCACTAATGTGACCGCGGGCGGCCCGCCGGGGCCGCCCGCAAATTGTCTCCACTTCCCGTATGCTATCCTCACACCATGATGAAGATTGGTGTGACCGAGTACCTGGATTGTGCACATTTCCTTCCAGGCCATCCCAAATGCGGACCGCTGCACGGACACACCTATAAAGTCGAAATCACCATTGCGGGCGAACCCAAAAGCGGCATGATCATGGACTTTGCGGACCTCAAGCGGATCGCCCGCGAAGTCCTGGCACGCTACGACCACCGCTCCTGGAATGATTTTCTCGAGTATCCTTCGGTCGAAAATATCTGTGAGTTACTCAGCGGCAAGCTGAAAGAAAACCTCGGGTTTCCATTCACGCTGCGCGTCTGGGAAGGCCACGGCAAATGGGCGGAGATTTAAATGAATCGCATCGAGATCCTTAAAGGCTTCCTGAACGAAAACCCGAATGACTCCTTCTCACGCTACGCGCTTGCCCTGGAATACGCCAAGATCGGGCAGCACGATGACGCGCTGCAGGAGTTTGAAACGGTCCAATCCAACGATCCCGGCTACGTTGCGACCTATTTTCAATTGGGACAGCTCTACCAGAAGCTGGGACGGACCCACGACGCGGAAAAAACGTTCCGCACCGGGATTACGGTCGCGGCGAAAGCCGGCGACGAGCACACCCGGAGTGAACTGGAAAGCGCACTGGAAACGATCCTATAAGACCATTGGAAATTGCATCATTAGAAGTTTTTTCATTTCAAATATAGAAATGCAGAAACTTCGAATGATGCAACTTCCAATAGCTATTTCCTCTCGCGAAGTTTCTCCATCAATCGCTTTTCCTTAGCCGCAATTTGCTCTTCGGTGCCGCGGCGGGCGATCGCGTATTCGTTGATATCGACCAGCATGAATGAAGCGATCAACGGAAACTTCTCTTTCACCAGCCGGTACTTTTCCTGCTCGATGAACCGGTAGTCCGGATGGCCCTGTGAAACCGTGCGGAGCTCGGCTTCCCAGAACAGCTGCCTGAAATTCTGCCACTGCTGAAAACGCATGCGATACGCAAGAGGCACGGCGTATTGCGCGAGGTCGCGGTCGATGCCGTCCATTTTCCGGAACAGCCGGTCCGCGCCCGTCAAAGCCTCTTCGAATTCCGGCGCAAGCCCCGCCTGCTGCAATTCGACCGGAACACTGTATCCGTGAAACGTCGAAAACGTCTGGCGCTCCTGCGTCATCATGCGATGCCGATGCAGGTCGCGATACGAACCGATATCCATCACGATCTCAAAACGCAGATACGCATTCTCGAAGGCGCGGCCGACCTTCTGCCAGCGCGCGGAACGGTTGCAGACATATGCTTCGAGGAGCCGGCGCCTGGCGTCCTCTGAAAGGGATTTCGCCTGCCTCACGGCGTCGTCCCAGCCGGCATGCGTCTGCTGGAAGATAATGCCCGCCAGGATCCTGGTTTCCGATTCCGGATCGAATTCCACCAGCCGTACCTGCGCTTTGGGCGCCGTTTCCGTTTCTACTTCACCAAGAGCTTGGCGCACGTCTTGATAGCGCCGGTTCAGATACTTCTGGTATTCCTTCGATTTTTCGTCGGCCACGCGGAGCAGCAGCGATGGAATTTCCTTGTCCAATTCCGTCTTGATCTCGTGCGCAAACCACCGCAGCTCGCCCAGAGGGTGCGCCGCCGTCCGATTGATCAGATACTCAAAAGCCTGCGCATTTCCCCGGAACGCGGCCTGGCCGAGCGTCGCCATGGGCAGAAGACCGCGCAGCGTGTCGAACGCCTTCTTCTCGAGGATGGAATCCTTCTCGTCGAAATTCGTCTTCAGCCACTGGTGCAGGCGCGGCAGCAGCGCAACATATGTATCGAACAGGTGATCGATCGTGGCGGTATAGTCGGCGAGCAGATCGTGACGGATCAGGTCGGGTTTCGGAATGTAGTAGAGATAGCGGCCGCCCACCTTCGATCCGAAATGGACATAGCGAGTGGATTTTTCGATTGGCTCCAACCCGACGCGCTGGTCTTCGATGAATTTCATCGCCACCTGGGATATTCCCCACACCAGGACGTGCGTGCCGGTAACCTGCGCGATCGAATCATCGCCATATTGCGACAGCCACTTGGAATAGAACGCCTGCGCCCGCTGATTGTTGAGGATGTGCTTGAATCCGTGCTCTTTCAGGAAGGCGACCGTATCTTCGAGTTCCTGGGCCAGCGTGGCGTCATCTCCATTGACGATCGGATAAATATATTCCTTCAGCAGCACTTCAAGCAGCGAACCGGACGCCCGGCTGGCGCGGGAACATAGAGCGCCGGTAATTTCCGCCGGCAGGTTGCGCAGGACAGAAACAATCCCCTCGGGATTGGTCGCAAACGCTTCCAGGAAATGCCGGTCGCGGGGCGACCAATCACCAGGGGAGAAATCCGGCCGGTATTCATCTACAATTTCTTGCATGGCTAAGGAGCCTACGTTTCTTCAGGGCTTTTTTGGGTCCGCCATCCCGCTGGCCGTTGCCATCATTGTCGGCATTCTCGCCACGGCCCTTTATTACACATTCTGGTTCGGAGTTGAATGGCTCTCGGACTGGTTTTGATTCTATTGCAAGTTGCATCATTAGAAATTTCTGCATTTCAAATTTCGAACTGAAACAACTTCTAATGATGCAATTTCCAATAAGTTTTCACTTTTTCTTCAAAACCTTCAAAAATCCCGATACATCTTGCCTATCCGAGAGCGCTTTCTCGAAGAGATCACCAAATCTATCCAATCGTTTGAAAATCGTCTTGATCGTGTACGCGTCCGGATCAATCGGTTTCTGGAACTCACTCCATTTCAGCGGCGTTGAAACCGGAGCGCCCGGCCGCGGCCTGGGCGAATAGACCGAAGCGACCGTCTTGCCGCGGATGTTCTGCAGGTAGTCGACATAGACCTCGTGCGGCTTCCGCTTTTTCACGACGCGTTCGATCGTAGCGTACTGCGGAATCCGCTGAACCACCACCGAAGCGACCGCCTCGGCGAATCTCCGAACGTCTTCATACGTGAACGCCTTCTCCAGCACGGGCAGATGAACGTGTATCCCGGTGGCACCCGATGTCTTCGGATATCCGCGCAGTCCAAGCTCATCGAGAACATCTTTCACGACGAGCGCCACCTTCTGCACCGTCGAATAAGGCGCTTCGACAGGATCGAGGTCGAACACCAGATAGTCGGCGAACTCCAGGTGCTGAACGCGCGACATCCAGGGGTTCTGCTGGATGTTGCCGGTGTTAGCGATATACAGCAACTGTTCGGGATCCGCGCCGATAAAGTACCGGATGTCGCGCCGGACATCTTCAGCCCAGATTTTCTGAGTGCGGATCCAAGCCGGAGTGTGGTCCGGCGCATCTTTTTGATAGAAAGACTTGCCGTGGATGCCGTTGGGAAAACGTTCGAAGACCAGCGGCCGGTCGAGCAGGTGCGGTATGAGATGCGGCGAGACTTTGTCGTAGTACTCAATCAGATCGCCTTTCGTATATCCATCCTCGGGCCAGAAAACCTTGTCAAGGTTCGTGAATTCTATTGGAAATTCGAGATTCGAAATTCGAGATTGGAAATCCGATTTCGAATCTCGAATTTCCAATCTCGAATTTCCAATAGAGTCCTCCGCTGGATCTCCCGCCACGCTATCCCTCAACACGCAGTCCTTTGGATCCACATCATCACGAAAGCCCTGAAAGATCGGCGACCGGAGCTTTCTGTCGGAGGTCCATTCGCCGAACTTCACTTCGCACACCAGCTTCGGCTGGACCCAGGTCGACTTTCGTACTTCCACGGGAACTTCCTTAAAGGGGCTCTTCTTTGTAATCAACGGCTGGAGCTGCTTTGCGGCATCGGCCAATGCCCGGTCATCAAAACCGCTGCCCGTCCGTCCGACAAAGATCAGATCGCCGTTATCGTACAGACCCAGCAGGAGCGCGCCGAAGTGTTTGCGGGAGCCGTCCGGAGGCGTGAATCCTCCGATGACAAATGCTTCCGTATGATGCGTCTTGATCTTGAGCCACTGCCTGGAGCGTGCCTGCTGATATGGACTTTTCTTGAGCTTCGCGACGATTCCTTCAAGATCGTGTCTGGCGACTGTCTCGAAGAATTGCCTGCCCTCGTCCTCCACATGGTCGGCGAATCGAATCCATCCGCCGTTGCTCTGGATGAGTTTCTGCAGCACCGCCTTGCGATCGATCAAGGGAAACTTCATCAGGTTGTAGCCGTTGATATAAAGCAGGTCGAAGGCATAGAAGTAGACCGGAATCTGCTCGTCGGCGGCCGCAATATCTTTCGCCCGGGACAGGTGAATGCGCGGCTGAATCCGGCTGAAGTACGCGCGGCCCTGTTCATCGAGAGCAACGATCTCGCCATCAAGGATGGTGGTTTCCACCGGCAGGCCGGCGACGGCGGCAGCCAACGTCGGGAAACGGTGCGCCAGGCTTTTTCCGTTGCGTGTCCACATCTCGACTTTGCCGCCGTCCTTGAAAACGAGAGCGCGCATTCCGTCGAGTTTCAGTTCGAACAGCCACTCTTTGCTGTCGAACGGTTTGTCGCTGAGGGTCGCTAGCATCGGCTGAATCGACTTCGGCATCGCCGTATGGCCGGGCTTTTTCATCCCGTGGTTTTCGAGTTCGCGTTCGATGGGAGTTACCCATTGCTTGGTGTCCTTCTGCGCACCCATGTCGTCTACCAGCTTTCCGGAAATCACCGACTCGGGCCGGGCCTCGGTGATGACGACTTGGGGGTTGGCGTGATCGTCGCGAATCTTGAAGAAGATCCATTGCCGCGGATCACGGCTGCCGCGCACCAGGACCCACTCGCCGTGAAGCTTTCTGCCGTGCAGGACGAAATGGAATTTGCCTTTCTTCCAGGCCGCCTCCGGGGTTTTGGGATCGACCATGTCGTAGGTGCCATTGTCCCAGATAATGACTTTGCCGGCGCCGTAGTTCCCTTTCGGAATGACACCTTCAAACCCGCCGTAATCGAGCGGATGATCCTCGGTGAGCATGGCGAGACGTTTCTCATCCGGATCGAGACTCGGCCCTTTGGGTACGGCCCATGACCGGAGCACGCCGTCCATTTCGAGGCGGAAGTCGTAATGGAGGCGCGTGGCGTGATGTTTCTGGATGACGAAGCTGTTGCCGCTGCTTTTTTTGACTTCGCCTTCGGGCTCCGGCGTCTCGTGGAAGCGCCGTTTCTTTTTATATTCCTCAAGTCCCATCCGGAATCAAATCTATAATAGGCGGATGGGCCGAATGCGAATTAAAAAGAAGGAGGCCGTGATTCCGTTTCGCGAAACGGTCGCCTTCCGTTTGCTGATCGCCGGCGGCTGGGCCGTGCTTTTCATCGTGGCGCTGTACATTCTTGCGGGCGCCTTCCGGACCAGCCTGGTATTGGCGATTGTCTCCGGCCTCGTTGCCGTGGGCTCCGCTTACGGAATCGTCTACAACCTCGACCACATGCGCGATGCGAAGGTGCCTAAGGAAACGATGAACCGGATGAAGAGAAGATAGCTATTGGATCATTGCATCAATTGACGTTGCTTCATTTCTTCAATTGATGCAATGCAGAAACGTCCAATGATGCAATGATCCAATGCGTCTTTTCACTTTTCAGGAGCGCGTCAATGTTTCCGAGTGTTTACGGGACTTGACCGCGCGCCCGGTGCGCCGAATTTCGATCAATGTCAGTGCGGCGGCGGGTATGTAGCTGAACACCCAGAGCGGCGCGAACCAGGCGGCGGCGCGCAGGCGGCGGGCAAAAAGAAAATAGCTGGTCCACATCAGCAAATAGTTGACGCCGGAAAAGGCCAGGATGCTGGCTCCCGCAAAGTTATCGATGCCGTGGACGAGGCCGAAAATCAGGCCGGCGACACTCAGGGCGGCCATCACGGCTCCTCCGATCACAAAACTGACCGAACTTGCCCCGTAACGGCGTTCAGGATCCATATTCGACGACCACGAACAGACGCTCGCATCGCGCCACATCCATCGGGAGCCGTCGCTGGCAAAGGTCCGCAGCCCTTCGATCTGATATCCCCAGAGATTCCACGCCGCGTCGTTCAGGATCCCCGGCATGCGGTTGATCTTATTGATCACCTCGAACGCCTCGCGATTCAGAAGCAGAAATGACGATTCGAACTCCAGCCCTTTGCGCTTTTCCCGGCGGCGGTTCGCGATGCGGACCATCTGAAGGATGTGTTCCATGGACGGCGCAATAATCTTCTGCAAAAAGGAGCGGCAGCGCACGCCGGGCCGCAGCACAAGAGCCGATATCTCATTGGAGCCGGCAAATTCGATGGCGGTTTCAACCGCGAACCGGTCCAGAATGACCTCGGAATCGAGGACCACGAACCAGCGGCCACGGGCGACCGGCTGCGCATGTTCGAGCGCGCGAATGCGATCATTGGCGGTATCGATCGGAAACAGCGTCGGGACCGTACGCACCGGGATATGGGAACGGGCGCCGCGAATCTGCTTCGCCATCTCGGCGAAGCGCCGGTCCTCCTCCCAGTAGATCAGGACAAGTTCAATGAAGGGGTAAGATTGCC contains:
- a CDS encoding lipase maturation factor family protein — its product is MGYFGSVQLSRFLLQRGFAAIYLIAFLVVRNQFKPLLGEHGLLPVPSFLKRVRFRDAPSIFCWHYSDRLLDGVAWAGLFLSALALIGVSEAGPFWLSATVWLTLWVFYLSIINVGQTFYAFGWESMLVEAGFFAAFLGPSRMQPSIVPILILRWMLFRTEFGAGMIKLRHDRCWRDLTCLFYHYETQPLPNPLSWYFHRLPKIVHRAGVLGSHFVQVGVPFALFAPQPFASLAGALIIFHQLWLIVSGNYSWLNWITVVLGFTALDDKVLRWILPIAMPQTVPRTVIEDVLMLAVGLGTILLSIQPARNLLSKSQLMNYSYNPFHLVNAYGAFGSVTKERYEIVIEGTADPEPLPGAQWEEYEFKGKPGNPMRRPPQVAPYHLRLDWLVWFLPFSVAVHSKGIRIPGYDRWFMRFIQRLLENDRPTLKLLRRNPFETRRPTFVRALFYRYRYSTAEERRRTGAWWIRKLVDVYLEPVSLADCRRGL
- a CDS encoding aconitase family protein translates to MAVRKVGHVDVFLDAAGFVEAIQLSGRALYLTSDPALLQKQFRGEELKPAPPLSGLYAHVSTDAIIKANPDCYYYDDRLGTLVLRSLGNGGFVEPGDIRNGGFGILFAGDGWGEGSSREVAALALLYAGIGIVFAPSMAPIHRQNLINNGMFPVTDLQLAGRLATRERIGVEELIRGFDELSQKVVRYGGLFRFMEARAQGRESDRPIETPHRPMTIAEKILAGHMQTRHGAVKPGDAGFIQVDAGFSHDYTTAPADAMIRSALGRPPRIKNPASIHTFPDHLTLAGNLPGITSEALAGIKDLREGQRRIAETLGIQFHATASGGSTGICHTVIREEIALPGKVILGTDSHTCSAGALNCLAYGIGNTELACIWEHNEAAGRVPATVRIRLSGRLPASCTAKDVILSLAHEGKLKGTFTGKVMEFGGSGLAGIPFEEQAVLSNMAVECNALTAVMEPSEPMIQYLIERRGLTREAVESMLVYPDPDSEVDEKIELDLGAVETLVALPGHPGNGLPLERVRGTPVDMAYAGSCTAGDMTSIAMYAQVLKGRHVRIPTFIQYGSERVREEAKRRGVHQSLLAAGVRMIEEPGCGACINAGPGGPQKGQTAISATNRNMPGRMGEGDAFLANPYVVAASAVNGYICGPEDLPKE
- a CDS encoding FAD-dependent thymidylate synthase; protein product: MQEIVDEYRPDFSPGDWSPRDRHFLEAFATNPEGIVSVLRNLPAEITGALCSRASRASGSLLEVLLKEYIYPIVNGDDATLAQELEDTVAFLKEHGFKHILNNQRAQAFYSKWLSQYGDDSIAQVTGTHVLVWGISQVAMKFIEDQRVGLEPIEKSTRYVHFGSKVGGRYLYYIPKPDLIRHDLLADYTATIDHLFDTYVALLPRLHQWLKTNFDEKDSILEKKAFDTLRGLLPMATLGQAAFRGNAQAFEYLINRTAAHPLGELRWFAHEIKTELDKEIPSLLLRVADEKSKEYQKYLNRRYQDVRQALGEVETETAPKAQVRLVEFDPESETRILAGIIFQQTHAGWDDAVRQAKSLSEDARRRLLEAYVCNRSARWQKVGRAFENAYLRFEIVMDIGSYRDLHRHRMMTQERQTFSTFHGYSVPVELQQAGLAPEFEEALTGADRLFRKMDGIDRDLAQYAVPLAYRMRFQQWQNFRQLFWEAELRTVSQGHPDYRFIEQEKYRLVKEKFPLIASFMLVDINEYAIARRGTEEQIAAKEKRLMEKLRERK
- a CDS encoding glycosyltransferase family A protein, with product MGSWSLLQYALLFVCWLAALATLLVFLETWLGISGRNRFMARRASGAYGVISVFVPMHGIADKTAEIERAIRSIFGQSYPFIELVLIYWEEDRRFAEMAKQIRGARSHIPVRTVPTLFPIDTANDRIRALEHAQPVARGRWFVVLDSEVILDRFAVETAIEFAGSNEISALVLRPGVRCRSFLQKIIAPSMEHILQMVRIANRRREKRKGLEFESSFLLLNREAFEVINKINRMPGILNDAAWNLWGYQIEGLRTFASDGSRWMWRDASVCSWSSNMDPERRYGASSVSFVIGGAVMAALSVAGLIFGLVHGIDNFAGASILAFSGVNYLLMWTSYFLFARRLRAAAWFAPLWVFSYIPAAALTLIEIRRTGRAVKSRKHSETLTRS
- a CDS encoding 6-carboxytetrahydropterin synthase, with amino-acid sequence MMKIGVTEYLDCAHFLPGHPKCGPLHGHTYKVEITIAGEPKSGMIMDFADLKRIAREVLARYDHRSWNDFLEYPSVENICELLSGKLKENLGFPFTLRVWEGHGKWAEI
- a CDS encoding tetratricopeptide repeat protein, which produces MNRIEILKGFLNENPNDSFSRYALALEYAKIGQHDDALQEFETVQSNDPGYVATYFQLGQLYQKLGRTHDAEKTFRTGITVAAKAGDEHTRSELESALETIL
- the ligD gene encoding DNA ligase D codes for the protein MGLEEYKKKRRFHETPEPEGEVKKSSGNSFVIQKHHATRLHYDFRLEMDGVLRSWAVPKGPSLDPDEKRLAMLTEDHPLDYGGFEGVIPKGNYGAGKVIIWDNGTYDMVDPKTPEAAWKKGKFHFVLHGRKLHGEWVLVRGSRDPRQWIFFKIRDDHANPQVVITEARPESVISGKLVDDMGAQKDTKQWVTPIERELENHGMKKPGHTAMPKSIQPMLATLSDKPFDSKEWLFELKLDGMRALVFKDGGKVEMWTRNGKSLAHRFPTLAAAVAGLPVETTILDGEIVALDEQGRAYFSRIQPRIHLSRAKDIAAADEQIPVYFYAFDLLYINGYNLMKFPLIDRKAVLQKLIQSNGGWIRFADHVEDEGRQFFETVARHDLEGIVAKLKKSPYQQARSRQWLKIKTHHTEAFVIGGFTPPDGSRKHFGALLLGLYDNGDLIFVGRTGSGFDDRALADAAKQLQPLITKKSPFKEVPVEVRKSTWVQPKLVCEVKFGEWTSDRKLRSPIFQGFRDDVDPKDCVLRDSVAGDPAEDSIGNSRLEIRDSKSDFQSRISNLEFPIEFTNLDKVFWPEDGYTKGDLIEYYDKVSPHLIPHLLDRPLVFERFPNGIHGKSFYQKDAPDHTPAWIRTQKIWAEDVRRDIRYFIGADPEQLLYIANTGNIQQNPWMSRVQHLEFADYLVFDLDPVEAPYSTVQKVALVVKDVLDELGLRGYPKTSGATGIHVHLPVLEKAFTYEDVRRFAEAVASVVVQRIPQYATIERVVKKRKPHEVYVDYLQNIRGKTVASVYSPRPRPGAPVSTPLKWSEFQKPIDPDAYTIKTIFKRLDRFGDLFEKALSDRQDVSGFLKVLKKK